The Lolium rigidum isolate FL_2022 chromosome 1, APGP_CSIRO_Lrig_0.1, whole genome shotgun sequence region ACAAATACACTTTGTGAATATTGATACCCTTTTCTTAAATATTGtcaaaattattgtttttaacctAGAACAAAAGTTAAAGACTTAAAGAAACTCTAGCAGATCCTGTAAAAACACGGTCCTTAAAACTGGTTTGCAAGCCACTGAAAACCCGTTTTAGAGGCTCACACGAGCTCTGGCTGAGCAGATCCCGTAAACAAAAACCTGTAAAACGAAATATTCCACAAAAAAGCCCATTTGTTAgcattttttcatatttttttcctTCTATCCCTTTTCCTATCTTTTTTCCAAGCTCTCTGCCTAGCCCGTCGGCCGCCCGCTAGCCATCCGCCACTCCTTCTGCGTGTATTGCCCACGCATAGCCGGGCCGCCCGCCCCTGCCTAGCCATGTGTGGCCGCACCGACCGTGTGTGGTGGCCTTGCCTCACCAGAGCTTGGCCATGGCGGATGCGCTCGGGACGAACTTCCCAATGACGGCTATGGTGCGTGGAGAGGACAGGGAAGAAGAAAAAATGGCGAGCGGAGCTCACTAGGAGGGGTTGGTGGAGTTAATAATGTTGAACGACGTCTCCATTGTCAGAATTTGGCCGGACGCTAGCGAGTCTCGCGACGAAAGGGCACACGTGTAAAAAGTTTTACGGTTCAAGCTAATTTACCGGAGTATGATGCAAAATACTCCGTAGAAGAATGTGATTGTTTGTACCGAGGATTCAAGACATTTGCCAATGTCATCTGAATCATTTGTGCCAGATCCAATGAACCGAAGATGGCATTGGTATAATCACAAGTGTGGCCTTCAAAAAACTCAAACATAACTCAATTTACAATTAAAAAAAAGATGGAATGCATATTTTGTGTTAAAGTACGATTTTTTCACAAGCACATATAGAACCAAACAGTAAACCTGTAATTTTCACCAATAAATGAGTTAATTTGTGGACTACACATAAAAAATTGTGGATCTATAATAAACAAAGTTTTTGTATTAGACAGATAGAGTTAGTCATTAATGGAATTAGGTGGGATtgtttttcagatttttctgaaacttccaaatagaattttcattttttaaaacttACGGTCTCTGAAAAACGCAGGAGCCAAATGACCACATCTACGACCTTTGAGTAAACAAAGCGAGATGTGAGCGTATTCATCCAGGACGATCCTTCATGATTTGCAGTGTGACTTGAACACGCTTCTGCAAATATAACAGGATGCTCAAACCCCTAGCTGGTAAAACATGAAGCATTCCCCTATTCGGCTCGGAAAATGTCACTACTGGACAGTTTCATAAATAATACAGCTCCGGTTGTCTGTGCCAATGCACAACAGCATCCTCAACATCGCACCTGACTGGAAATAAAGCTATATTTTCTTATGGCAATTCGTTTGATGCCAACTGGGTAAACATAAAAAGGAATAATGCTAGCTAATGTTAAATTGAATAGAATCACCGGAGCAGTTTAAGCTAGTATACATTTACACCATACGACTACAAACAAAAAGGAGATGTTTAGTGGAACTGACTAAACCGAAAGATGTGATATCTTTGTATGGTCTGGAGAGATTTGGGGGGATCATAGTATCAGGTTATCCACTTGGAGGTAACCTGAGCACTTTGCCTAGGTTTCATCGGAACACGGGACATGTTCCTCTTTTTCATGTTCGAGGAGACAGTAGggctgaaataaacttggcttttctgtgaaattgctgctgcttgcaaATGCGGTTTTCTCAGAGGAATGAATGTATGCGACCTTGAGGGGGGTCCTTTTGAAGATTCGACACTTTTAGGTGAATCCCATTTGCTATGATTCGCAAAACTCTGTGATCTACCAACTGGCTGGGGCCTCTTTTCCTTTGGACTTGGAATGTTCCTGCTTTCCATAGTTTCCGCGGAGTACATTGTCTCTTCCCCACTGCTAAAACCATCCCTCCTATCTCCTTGTTCTGATATCGCCGGTGGTGAGGAACTTGACTGCGCCTCACTCCAGCAATTTTCCTGGTAAGCAACATTGTGCTGGGCGTCGCAGTTGACCCGCGCGTTAGCTAGCCGTGATTCATGTGAAACTGAGCCATTTGGTTTCATCTTACTCTCATCAGGCATCATTTGCTTTAGAGGAGGTGGTAAGCAAATAGATCTTGGATGTCCTGGAGGAAAGCTGATACCCACAAGTGAACCTGGTTGGTCATTCTTAGGTCTGTACATCTGCGAAGTTGGATCTCGTTGGTCTTGAAAAGAGCGTGAAGAGCCATTTTCACCATATGAAATCTTGGCAGATGCTGAACTGCATGATCCATGCAGCTGTGTTGGCCTTGATGGCATCTGCGATGATGACAATACACCATCCTCTTGCTCAGTGGTCTTGGTATAACGAAGATGACCCATAGAAGAAGGTTCGCTTCGTTGTCCAGCAGATATTAATCGTGCAGGAGGCATCATTGGCTTGCTGACATCTTCCAAGCTACCACTCCAGTGCTGTTTTAACCATTCACATACTGCAGGGATGGGGATCCCAAACTGCATAGGCATGTCCTTCTTTGATGCAAGGAGTGCAGATGATGATGCAGAAGCGTACCCTGTAGGTGTAGAAGGCGCAAGCTTCATCGGATCACAGACCATAAAAGCTAGATTCCCATGCATATCAAAACCAGCAGATCCAGGTCGCCATGAGACTTCATCTGTTGAGAACTTTATAAGGTTGTCCGTTGCTATAACAACCTTCCCCTCACCCACCGCCAAATCTGTTCTGTTTGTGTGGCCCAGGAGCAAAACTGTACTGCCAAGGTCCAAGCTGGGGTTCAAGCAGGTTTTCAGGAAATGAGGCTGTTGCCCATGCGAATCTGAGCCATCATCCACGACATCAAGCCCGACTATCGTAAGATCCAGAATTGGACTAGTAATAAAGAAcctgaaatgaaaaaaaaatgtaaaacTGGTAGCAATGCCAATAAGCAAAGGCATGTAAAATAAAGGCTCATTAGAGTAAATACGCCACCAAAGTAAAGCTTATTCCGTCTCTAATTTCAAAAAGAGTATGCACAGCGCACTACATTTTTCTCCACAAGAACTAGTTCATTAATATCACCTTTCATTTCTTCTCATACAGCTAAATTACAACTTTGTTGGGCTCTTAGTGAATATTTTTCTCTATATCAAATCCAGGTTGaatttcatatctagcctacccaactTGCTCTGgacaaaggctttgatgttgttgttgtaagATCCAGATTGAGCCCATCTTGAGAAAAATACATTAAAAACAACATGTCCTACGCCCATCAATCAAGTGAATAAATGGAACCACGGACCACTTTCAGCAGATATTACCTCACATTGATTCTCATCTAGTAGTAGACTAGCGTCCAAAGTTCAATACTAGAATTTATGCATACCTGTACAGAGAGGTGAGGTGATCCTATGCTGCTACACCAACTTTTCTGCTAGCTAGTACATAACAAACTTTAATCTTGCATACCTCaataaatggcaagaagccactaCTACATCAGGTGAACATTCTTATTTGGTATATAAGTTGTTAGATATTCACTTTCACCAAAGTAATATTAATAGGATAGTATAATCTTCTACACCTGGTTGCATTTTATCCACAATAAACAACAGCTAGAAATCATGCCCCGCTTCACATACGGCTGCCACAATAAGTGAATGCATTAATAACATCAAGATTGTCGAGGTCCATGATCAGAAGCTCAAATGATTCCCTGGACCATACGGAAGTCAACCCCACAAAAGTCTTAATCTTTCGCTTTTTCACTCAAATGCAGAAACTGGGAAACTAATATGGCACTGACCCACAAATCTGCCAAAAGCTTGAGCCATTTCTAACAGCATTGCTGCTGGGGATTGCTACAGAAACCTAACAGGTTCCCACAAATTGAAAGACGGGAAGTAGATCTTCTTCCACCACGGTACCACAGGAACAATCCGAGCAcgagagcagcgccaagaaattgCCTAAGTGTTGCGCAACTAAATGTTTCCATTGAGCGCTGCCGCAAAAATCAATCGATTCGTGGGCAACTCACCACGAAAATGCAACCGCATTGCACAGCCAAAATCAACCGCAAGCAGAGAAATCCAGGAACTGTTCCGGGGGTTTTGTTACCTCTGAGGCACGAGGCGGGCCAGGAGGCGGCCCTGGCTGAGCCGGACCTCggcggcgcccgcggcggcggccgatGGGACGGTGCCGTGCGTGGTGAGCAGGAGGCTGCGGTGGATGAGGATCCCGTCCCCGCGTTTCCCTCCTGCTCCTTCTCCGCTGCGGGGGAAGGACACGGCCGCGACGGCGGGGCCCTTGGCGGCGAGCAGCGTGGACTTGATCCGCTCCAGCTTGGCCCCGCCGCCGGAGCAGAAGCACCACCCCGAGCCGTCGCCCAGGACGCCCATCCGACGCCGCAGCCGCTCTCGCTCCCTCCTCCGACAGCGGCTACCGGCGCACGGCGGGCGGCGCTGGCCTCGACCTCGAGCCACCggtggctggctggctggctccTATCGTGCTGAGAGGAAGGGGAGGAGTAGTAGTACAGAACGTGACACAGTGTAGTCGTGTTCCTTCCTGGGATACCTAAACGGTAATGGGGCCTTTGCATTATCGCAAAATTCTGCGATATCCCCGCTCGATTCCAAAGTCCCCATGAATCATCAAGTTATCCAAGGTGGGGCGGCCCATGAGTACTTTTGGATTTATTTATTGTGTTTTGCCCACATGAGGCTGTATTTTCCGTTTTTGACGCAAATGAAGTTGGAAGGAATATGGGTAGATTGTATCATACGACAAAATTTGCTTTTTTCATTGGAAATTAGTGGTTTCCCTTCCAATACTTGTGTTGTTCATGTGCATAATGTGCCACTAGTCGAAACCAAACACACTACTCCCATCTACCCTGCAAGCGAGGTTACCCCGTGTTCACATGCCTCCTACTTTGGCTTGGCTTTTACCGGGCCTCCTCCCCTCATATTTCTCAAAGTCTAGGGCTCTAGACTGTAGCTCACCTAAGCTATCGAGGGGGTGATTGTTCTCATCTGTGTTCCACGTCACCAAGATTGGACATGGCGAGGCAGCAACAGTCGGTGGAAACGGAGAGTGCACCGTGACGAGGTGCACTAGGCGGTAGCGGTGGGAGGCATGATGGTGAGTTCCTCCCACACCTTAGAGTTAGAGGATACGCAACCTGATCGTTAGAATAGAACCAACTGATGCCTCCTGCACGATTTATCTAGACATCCAAGATGAACTAGAACCAACTGAATTCCTAAATACTGTCGTGacaattatatttgttgataaaaCACTCTTGATGGGAGTTATTAAAGATTTTTCAACCGTTGGTCCATATACATATCGCATTGACTTTGTAGTAGTTGATATGCCCGCTAACTCGTATTGCCTGATTATTCTTGGAAGAACTTTCTTGAATACCGCAGGGGCAAGTATTGATTGCAAGAAGGAGACATTTTCTCTCAACTTGGGGGAAGATGAAATCCAACTCCATTTCTCAAAATTTCAACGCAAGCCCACTTAtgaagagtttgaagaagaagaatgaaacACTATCACTAGTCTTGCCGCTCTATTTTATGAAATACCTGATGATGATCTAGAGAGAAGCTTGACTGAAAATAATAATATCCCCGAACCCGAAGACATTGGTAAGATGGAGATTGATTAGTATGTTGACTCCTCTCCTATAATCTTTGATGAATGAAGTTTATGAAGTTCTAGAAAGAAAGAGAGATGAGGAACTTCTAGAAAGAAAGAGAGATGAGGAACTTCCACCCCCTCAACTCAAACTTCTTCCTAAAGAATTAAAGTACATGTTTTTAGATGATACTAACAAATACCATGTTATTGTAAGTGTTGATCTTACCAAAAAAGGAAGAATAAAGCTTGATGATTATACTAAACATGCACCGTAAAGCTTTTGGGTATTCTATGGATAACTTGAAGGGGATTAGTTCCTTGATGGCCACCCATCGAATATTTGTGGAAGAAGGCCCTCAACTggttgcatgatacgtctccgacgtatcgataatttcttatgttctatgccatattattgatgatacctacatgttttatgcacactctatgtcatattcgtgcattttctggaactaacctattaacaagatgccgaagtgccgcttcgtcgttttctcatcgtttttggtttcgaaatcctagtaacgaaatattctcggaatcggacgaaatcaagacccgtgttcctattttcaccggaagcatccgtaacacccgagagtcgctggagggggccccgtgggccccggatgatagggtggcgcggctcaggccccggccgcgccggccttatggtgccgccgcctcttcgaccctctcgacgctgcccttccgcctatttaaagcctccgtcgagaaaaccccgatgcgaagaaccacgataccgaaaaccttccgcagccgccgccatcgcgaagacaagatccgggggacaggagtctcgttccggcaccccgccggagcggggaagtgcccccgaaggcttctccatcgacaccgctgccatctccaccgccatcttcatcaccgctgctgctcccatgaggagggagtagttctccatcgaggctcggggtcgtacctcagtagctatgtggttcatctctctcctatgtacttcaatacaataatctcatgagctgccttacatgattgagattcatatgatgatgcttgtaatctagatgtcactatgctagtcaagtgagttttacttatgtgatctccggagactccttgtcccacgtgtgtaaaggtgacaagtgtgtgcaccgtgtgggtctcttaggctatatttcacagaatacttactcaccgttatgaatggcgtagtgaagtgcttatttatatctctttatgattgcaatatgttttgtatcacaatttatctatgtgctactctagtgatgtgttattaaagtagttttattcctcccgcacgtgtaatggtgacggtgtgtgcatccgtgttagtacttggcgtatgctatgatcatgatctcttgtagattgtgaagttaactattgctatgatagtattgatatgatctattcctcctacgtggcgtgaaggtgacaagtgtgcatgctatgttagtacttggtttagtcgtgttgatctttcttgcactctaaggttatttaaatatgaacattgaattgtggagcttgttaactccggcattgagggttcgtgtaatcctacgcaatgtgttcatcatccaacaagagtgtagagtatgcatttatctattccgttatgtgatcaatgttgagagtgtccactagtgaaagtctaatccctaggccttgttcctaaatatcgctatcgccgcttgtttatcgttttatctgcgttactactgctgcgttactactcgcttgtttatcgtcctgggcaaagcacttttctggtgccattgctactacttatttataccacttgtatttcactatctcttcgccgaactagtgcacctattaggtgtgttggggacacaagagacttcttgctttgtggttgcagggttgcatgagagggatatctttgacctcttcctccctgagatcgataaaccttgggtaatccacttaagggaaacttgccgctgttctacaaacctctcgctcttggaggcccaacacctgtctacaagaatagaagctcccgtagacatcaagcacttttccggcgccgttgccggggaggaaaggtaaaaggcactcatactccggtcccgtgtaaagtatttttccggcgccgtcgtgtgtgtgctcaaagctatttcctttagatcccgcaactcgcatctttttgtttcttgtttacactagtttggcataatggacaacagatgagcttcttattctatttcctgatttaaacatggattgtttgatgcgaaaatt contains the following coding sequences:
- the LOC124677984 gene encoding uncharacterized protein LOC124677984, which gives rise to MGVLGDGSGWCFCSGGGAKLERIKSTLLAAKGPAVAAVSFPRSGEGAGGKRGDGILIHRSLLLTTHGTVPSAAAAGAAEVRLSQGRLLARLVPQRFFITSPILDLTIVGLDVVDDGSDSHGQQPHFLKTCLNPSLDLGSTVLLLGHTNRTDLAVGEGKVVIATDNLIKFSTDEVSWRPGSAGFDMHGNLAFMVCDPMKLAPSTPTGYASASSSALLASKKDMPMQFGIPIPAVCEWLKQHWSGSLEDVSKPMMPPARLISAGQRSEPSSMGHLRYTKTTEQEDGVLSSSQMPSRPTQLHGSCSSASAKISYGENGSSRSFQDQRDPTSQMYRPKNDQPGSLVGISFPPGHPRSICLPPPLKQMMPDESKMKPNGSVSHESRLANARVNCDAQHNVAYQENCWSEAQSSSSPPAISEQGDRRDGFSSGEETMYSAETMESRNIPSPKEKRPQPVGRSQSFANHSKWDSPKSVESSKGPPSRSHTFIPLRKPHLQAAAISQKSQVYFSPTVSSNMKKRNMSRVPMKPRQSAQVTSKWIT